The Eubalaena glacialis isolate mEubGla1 chromosome 5, mEubGla1.1.hap2.+ XY, whole genome shotgun sequence genomic sequence ATGGAAAGTATGCTCATTTTCCAGGGCTGACGTCGaaatgagggagagagacagggaatcCTGATGATTTACTTCGCCATTTTCATTGGCTGCCAGCCTCTGCTGCTCCTCACTGGGTTCCTTCAGCTCGTATTTGCGCTCAGGGTGTCTTTTCAACTGAATAAATATGCTTAGAAAGTACATACAGTTTACAAAAGTGATGAAGCTGGCAGGCCCGTAGAAGGCTCCCAAGGAGGGTTCCCATGCCATCCAGCAGCTAGGAAAGAAAATGGTGAACCAGCTCAGATGCTACATATGTCAACAAAGTGTTTAAGAAACTGCAGTAAACTTTAGTGCTTAGGAAACAGTTAGAAGAGAAGCAATCGACTCAGGTACGCAGAGAACACTAAATACTCACTAGGGCGCATTTGGCCGACTACCGTAATTCTTGATGTTTGCTGCCGCTGTTATGCCACAAACTATAACGGGTATCCCGCCACCGATCAGGTAAAACCTAGAAAGGGCAGTGATGGAAATAACAGCACATCAATCCAATTTATTAAGGTGGATACATCACAGTATCTCAGTACTGCAGAAGTTATTCCTTCGAGATTCATTACTATTCCAATAATGCATTGAAGGTTAACATTTAAAGGCTGCTTTGTtaacaataacattttttaaagtttttatttattttggatttctttttttaaaaaaagcgtaAGGTTTCTGAGTTAAGGAAAGCTGATCAGCTTCTGCCACCCTGTGGACAGGCAAAGTAACAGTAAGCTACTACAGGTAGGGCTTTagtttatacttttttcttttgggggaaTGGGGCTTCTTTTAGAGTCAGCTGATGAAGCAGAAAGTTAGTCCACTACATAATGGACTTTAAGATCTTACTGCGCCACAGTTCAGACTAAATATGTAATgacgttatttatttattaatgtctGGCTAAACCTGCATATTCCAGGATGTTCTACTGCTGTGTATGCTTACCTTCAGTCAGCTGAGATTGGGACAAGGAAGATACCTGGATCCCAGCAATGTCCTGCAGCACTCAGGCCCTTCCTGACCCCTTTCCCACAGACTAGCTGGTGCAGGAAGAAATGAGGGAGACAGAGTGGCTGGTCCTATGAAGAACAACTTTTTGCGGGGAGGTGCAGATTCTTTGAGTTCTCTGAAAAGAGAACAGGGAACTTCCTGCCCCGGCTAGCTACCCCTGGGTACAGCCAATCTTAATTCTGCATTTGCCAGGTCCAAAGACACAGTCCAAATGCTAATTGGCTGGATAAAGGCAATATTCGTAACACATtttccatacattttttcttagtCATGCTCACAGGTACTAAAATCCCTCAATATGGTATCATTGCTGAAAAAGACAGCTAATTACTCTATAAAACTATAACCGTCTTCTATTTCACAGATTAGAGGCAGGCCAACGTCCGTGACCCTGCCCTTCTTCCTGCTATACTAATTCATAGCTGCTTCTTACCTGAAAAGAAGGCATCAGTTCACCCAAATTTATCTCGGGCTCCACATTCCTCTCTGCCACTCCTTCCCCACCCGACTCTGGGGCTGCCTGTTATCAAATAACCCTTACATTGCAGCTTTAAATCTTCTTCTCCACTGCATATTCCTTCCAGCCTATAAGTCTATTCATGTTTTCCCTATCTTCTAAAACTTTCCTTCAACCATCACCTTCTTTCTTGCTCCCTTTGGTGACAAACCCCTGGAAACAATAGCACCATCAAGTGCCTCACCTTTGTCACCCTACTGTGAGATGAGGCCGCTGCCACCTACCATGCTACTGAAACCGCCCTCTCTGGGGCCAGCAGACTCAAGGCAAGCCCCACATCCACCCTCCAGGTAGCCGCCATGCTGGGGTTTCTTTAAGCTCAAGGACATGGGGGAAGGAGAGCATCCTAAAGGGTGAGCCTGCACTGTCTAAAGCAAAGGGGGTATCTGCAGGCCACTGGGGACTGCACAGGCTTTGCAGCCCaagctgcctttttgtttttaatcacctAACAGACAGGAAACCTAACAGAAACCTAACAGAAAGCTGCATGAGGATAGGTAGGATTCCCATCTCTTAGCCAAACGCCATCCCTCAGTTCCTTTAATACCACCGACAGGGGTGTCAAATCACATCCTGCAATCTGACCATGGCCCAGCACTCCTGCTGCCCCTTCCCGCCCACGGAACTGCTCTCCCCCCAATCTTCAATATTCTCTTTCAATTCTTCCCTTTATCTGCTATGGCCCATTGATATGGCCCAGGGATCATTCTTAACTAACTTTTCTCTAGGAGAGGTTGCTTGTTATCACTGCTTCAACGAATACACGTGAAAACATCTCCTGTCCTGTCCAGAGTACACGTAGCTCGATTTTTCTGCTAAGCACCAGACTCCCAAAATGTAAACTTTCCACGACAGAGTACTGGTGAGCCCACCTCCCTTGTGCTTACCCTCCAGGAGTCCCCCCATCTGCTTTTCCTCTATGATTTTCTCAGTTGATGGACGCACCATCTCAAGAGGGACCTTAGCGAACTGGAGTAAACACTCTGCAGCCACCTTCGAATCCTGGCACACACCCTCAAATCCAGCTGGCCATCAATCCTGGAGAAACTGCCTCAAGTGTCTGAACACGTATCCTCTCTAATCTCCATGCCACTGTTCTAGCTGCAGTCCTCACAGGGACCCCCGAATGACCTCAGCAGAATTATTTACATATGCCCCCTACCCTCCAGCATTCCAATGTATAGCCCATATTTTAACCTGCCCCCCCCCAAGTCCTGAAACTCAGTTTTCACTCTGAATCCTACTACTGTACACTGTACACCCTAGGTTCCTGCCACAGCCAAACTGCACTTCTCAAATTTGCTCAGCTCACCACGGGATCCTGTATCTTTTGTGCCGACCATCCTTTGTGCTGGGGTCAAGCAACTCCTAATAGCCTACCATCCCCTGCAGAATTAATGGCTCCTTTGTTGATACTTTCAAATAACACATCTCCACTCCAGCTCTTACACAGTTGCAGCGGGTTCTTCTTTCAGACTGTCTCCTCAGACTGTAAAACCCTCAAGGGCGGGAGGTTTTCCTTCAGTCCCTGGCCCAGGGCAAGGTACACATCCAGCATTCAACACACTCAGACACTGGTTGACTGACTTCTACTCATCCAGCACAATAATCCATTGACAACTGATTCAGATTATAATGGTAGGAACAGCATGACCCCAAAACTGTTTTGTCTTTTGTAGAGAATAACCACATGGATATGTACTTGACTAGGTTAAAATCTATCACATGAcctcaaggaaataaaaacagctaATATTTTCACAGAGCTTACTCTGTGGCCAGTGCCATCTTAAGTGCTTTACAAAGTAAGTCacttattcctcacaacaactctgtgaagGAGAATCATTCCCACTTTGTAAGAGACAAAGGCATAGAGAGGATACATAACTTCACAAAGCACTCCCAGTTGCAAGGCTGCTTACAAGtccattttttttactttccaaaaTTCACTGAGCAATTTTTTGTTATGACCATGCTTCATTAAATTTAAGATGTAATGGACATTTAACATAAAACAGTACACAAAGATATTAGATACCTGAGCATTGGTCTTGGTGGAGGTGGCAACTCATCAGGATCCTGGCATCTTTTAGCTTTTCTAGTGACTTGTTTGTAGATATTTCGAGCTGTCACTCCCACCCAGAGAACTGTAGCAAGGGTGGAATAATGAAGAATTATTCCAACCTAGAAAGAAGATTGAAGAATACatgaactaaaacaaacaaaattccccTTTACAATCATAAAGTACAGTAGCTGCCAGTAAGCTTTATCAAAAAGACTGGTAAGTTTCTTTTGAAAATCTGACTCAAAAACATTATGAAGGTGTATTCTAATGATCAATTCCTTCGCCTGCTGATGAAACAAAGAAAGCACTCTAACAGACGTATAATAGAGGATCAAATCAACAGCTGGACCTAGGAGGCCCACAGACTACAACTTATACCCAAGATGACTCTAAATATATCACGGAATTCGCTCCTGGACAACAATAAGCCAAAGGCGTGTTACTCGTAGATGATATGTTATAAATTAGAGTTGAGTTCCTAAAGCCCGCTTTAAGGAGGAATATAGAAGTCAAGGGTAACTAGAGGGTGAAAGTCACAGCACACAGAGTCAGAGACCTGAGTAGTTCTAATTCAGAGCTTTTATATATCAAAATGGTAAGCAAGCAATATAACAGATTGATTATTTTAAGTGAGTGAGCTCTGAAATCAACAAGTTTGCCTGGTTTTAAAACAAGAATCCACCCCTTGTGACACTTTAGCAAGCTTGCATAACATTTCAAGCactgttttcctcatttgtaaactgaGAATAATATAAAACTACCATGAGGCTTTGAAAAAGACAGTctatataaagcatttagcacatcGCCTGGTCCCTGATAAGCAATTAAAAATACggcaatatttttattattacttattagGAGTAtggttttaagaaaataatgtcaACCTTTCCTAAATTAATGTTCCTCATTTGAACAGTGGAAGGATTATCAATAACCATCTCTAGGGGTTTCTGTAGGGATTGAATGGGCACAAGCCCTGAGACATAATCAGTGCTTGATAAATGATGGATAACTGAAATATACGTAAATGATGACACCAAGTTTCTTCCCAGAGGGGTGATGGGGGGCATGTTGATCATGTAACCTGTGTTTGAAGCAACACCAGTTAAAGATAAAATTCTAGATGAAGATATGTATGGGGCTAAGAAAGgtttaaaatctgttttaagaaaaataaatacatgggtCATTGGAGCAGAAAGGACATAGTTCAGCTTTCTTATCTAACTACTTACtatctttttgattctttcttcttaTGCAATTATTACAGGTAAAATCCTATTAATGAAAAgctccaaggggaaaaaaaaattttgtttttaaaggatggCTCTCCAATTTCAAGAAAATCAAATTGATTGACATTATCAAACCTAGGTCAGTAACAGAAGCATTTAGACTGCTGCCTAAGGCTCATATTAATGAGAACCAATCTGCAGTTAAACATGGTGACATAGAAGCTCAGGTATTATTTTGCAGGGCAAAATACTAGGGTGGTCACTGCCCAGGGCAGTCCCTGTCCTCTTAATGACTGGAAGGGCTAGGAGGGTGGATCCAGCCCGGCCAAACCAGAGCCGTCAGAGTATCTTCTTATTAAGAAGAAAAGTGGCGCCTTGGTTCTCGTTAGTTTTACTGACTGCACTATAAAAGCAAAATTTACAGATATAAGTGGAACAAATAGCATAAAATAACCCTTTGAGCTATCTGGAGTCACACgaaatattgtaaataaaaatagtatactTGGATTTGGTGCATAGAAACCAAACATTCAAAACAAGTCACTGATATTGACTCAAAATGGTATACTCTACTGTTGTTAGAGTTTTCTCTGATGCAGAGGTCAAAAGAATGAGACAGGGctgtaaataagtttaaaaacagaagttaaaaatactttcaaCATAGGAGGTGCAAGAtggagaattttcttgttttagaTCTAAGAGGTAAAACTCAACCTTTAGATTTTGAAGTGTTTCTTATGGCATTTCAAAATATGCAGAGAGGTTTTCACACCTGAAAGATACTGAAGTCTTCTAGTTAAACATTTATTACCAATAGCGGAATTTCAGGAGTCTGATGTCACCTGCTAACAGTCACATAAACAAATCACCGAATATTCCACAAGAACCAGAATAAAGTAGGCACTGAGATCTAGCAGCAAGGGTATTCCTATCTTTTGAAAGGAGGGAGGTGCTTCCTATTTTATTCTCCATCGGACACTTGGGCTATACTTGAATATAAACTCACTGTCACAATTTCTTCCAAATAAACAAGCAATACATGTGGGAAATTTGTAAACAGTTTGGAAATAAATAATCTAATTCATTAGGGCATGTAAATGATTCATTAAATGCAACAGATTAGAATTTAAGAAAGTCACCTTACCTCAGGACATCAATATCCAAAGTTGCAAAATGGATACAAAATACTTATCCTAAACAGTTGCactttatatatacatgttaCCTAACCATAAACTGCTCACATACCAGAAGCCAGACATTGTAACAATTGGATTTTTAACCACCAATAAAACTACAATAGTGTCGCATGCACAGCAAGTGTGAAAAAAATGATCTTTAATACTCAGTcagatatgaatatatataaaaattaagagcTTCCACTTTTGAATGCCTGCTATGTATCCCAAAATGTATCAGACAGTTTTGTAGATGTTTCTATTTTATCCTCTTAACATCACCATTCATTTAGTGTTACAGACAAGGAGACTGAGGCTGAAAGAAGTTAAATCATCCACCAGAGGTCACATGGTCAGTGGCAGGGCTGCAACTCATAGTAGACCCCTCTACTCTGCGGGTCCTCTCTAAATAGGCAAGCACAGttattggggtggggtggggtgggggacaggacaCACAGAGTCAAAGAGACTGTCATTTGAATCAGGCCTCTGCCACCCAAAGGCCCTAGTGACTTGGGGCAAGTTTTTTCAATTCTTTAAGACTCAATTTCTGTACTAATAAAATCTGTGAGTAAGAAATACTTCCTAGGGTTAATATGAAATTTAAGATAACACACTTGCAGTAGTTGGCAAGTAGAAAGCTCTTAATATCCACGGGTTGAATCTTTCCCAATGCATCTCACATGCTACTGCAGCGGTCCTCTGGATAAATGACATCAGAGAACACCTGAGAAGGTCAGCTGGCACGATATTTAATAGATTAAATCAGGAAGTGGTAGAGCAGCAAGGTAACTTAAATAAGATCCAGCCAAATCCTTTCACTGCATAGCTAAGGAAACCAAGGACCAGAAAATTAACGCTCAAGCAGTTATTCGGCAGCACAGCACGACCCAGAACCCAGATCCTTTCTCACCTTGAGTCAACAGCCCCTTCTACTCTACCACTCAGTTTCTCCATTCTCCTTTGGCTCCTCTTGCAAAAAGAGAGTTCAAGGCTATAGAATGTGCCCACGGCACCACCCAGAACGGATGACAAAAGAACCAGAGTGGGAAGTACCTGGCTGGTGGGGCATTTAATAACCTCCACCAATCACTTCGGGGAGGAAACTGTATTAGAACCTGTGCACACTGTTCATAAAATATGTGAGCTCTAAAAGGGAGATAAGCCAAATCTACACCAATCATGTGCACATACGAAAACTGCCTGCGAAAGGTGGACACTTTAGGGTTCAGTTTTAGAGATGAAAGAAGAGCCCAAGAAACATGAAGCCCCTGCTAGGTTAAGTAACTAGTCATACGAGCTGTTCTGGCAGACACAGCTGGCTACTAACTGAATTAAGTATTAGAAtaacaaagtgaagtaagtcatgcCTGGGTCAGAAATAACAAGAATGATGTTATGTCTTTCatagaggaaggaaagaacattgttaaaaagaaaaaaaagaacagaagaaaacaacATATAAAACCTGTCCATCCCCCACCCTAGCTTTTCTGGGTAAATCTTTAACTAACAGACATTTGTTATTGAGACTCTAATAACTCAGTGCAATTCCTGTCCTTTTCATTCTAGAAATGGTATAAAATACCATTCAGGATGATGAAAGGCAGTCATCTTTACTATGGCCTCTTTCTGTTCATTTCCTTAGTGAAATAAATTTATGTGTCTATTCCAAGaaatcaatgaatattttttagataGAATTGAGACTATTACTGCCATTGTGTGATGAATACACTCCTAATTGTTCATGCTCAAAACAGCTCCAGGTTGAATGATTTCTACTATTAGCAAACAGAGgccttttttgttcatttatccaATAtctgctgagcacctactatgcgtcAGGTCTTACACTGATTCTTGGATAAACACTGGTGAATCAAATCAATATAATTCCTACTCCTGTAGAGCTCTGAGTCCAGAGACAACAAATAGGTAAACGACAGTCAATCACAAAGTTTTGTAGGCACCATGGAATTTTAATAAGCACCAGAGGATAATGAAGGGAGGGGGGTGGAGGGACTGCATCTCTGAAACAGCGACAGTAAACTGAGACCTACAAAGTAAGTGGGAGTGGGCCAGGTAAAGAAGGGGAGAAAGACTGAGAAAAGAGAAGCACTGTTTTTTGTACACATATTAAGTTGATCCGAGATCTGTTACCTAACTTCTCATAGGCTCCCTAACAAATTTGTTTTCAGATGTATAGTAATGGCCTGAAACAGGGAAATATTCTACACAGCTAAGAGGTAATTATATCAGTAACAATAGTAGTAATAGCTAGCATCTAACTGAGCATTTACCATATGCCAGGTACTCCTgagtcatttaatcctctcaacaattcTTATGCGCacacgcgtgcgcacacacacactttcaatTGGATCTCATGAATACGATATTGGATTAATCATCAGCCTTAGGTTAATGACCATTCTAATGACTGGGCCAAGCACAAAAGCACAGCCTgcctttatttagttatttaattaGCTATTGCTAATAATAGGTGTCCAACCAAGAATCTTTCAATAAGACAAAAAGTAAGATCTTGCCAAAAACCTGTATCAAACCATATGGTCCCCTTTACCCAAGGTAGTCATCACCCTGTATCCTGTGTTTATCAtccctttgctttccttttttatacagttttgttgcacttatatattttcattaaaagtgTGCTGTTTCATTTTAGTTACATttacctttattaaaaaaaaagatatcagggTGAATGTCACTTACGGGACTTAATTTTTCACTTATATTCCTGAGACTGACTCACATTGCTATGCCTGGTTGTAATTCATTAATTTTGACTCTCGTGTAGTATCACCGTTTATTCATTCACCCTCTCAGTGATCGGCACTGGGGTTGCTTCCAGGTTTCTGCTACTGCGTAGAgcgctgctatgaatattcacagGCACACGCCTGTTCCACGTGTGTCAGCTCTCTCtgagcccaggagtgggactgtgGGTCCAGGGTGTGTGAATGCTTACCCTTAGAAGGTAAAGCCTCCCGGAGTCATCCGCTTACATTCCCGCCATGTATAAAACATGTGGATCCACATGTTCTTCAATACTTGGCATTGTCAGGCTTAATTTTTCTGACAGAAAATGCATAGTATGGTAGCTATCTGAATTTGCATCTCCGTGACCACCAATGCCATGGAACATCTCTTCAGGCGTACCCTGGCCCTGTGTTTACTCTGCTGTCtgtcactcttgccacttttccTACGGGGCTGCGTGTGGCATTCTCACTGATTAcagtttttaacatatatatattttttattctaatgcTCTGTCAGTGGTTATGTATTGGGAATAGCTTCTTCTAATTTGaaacttgtcttttcactttccttaggaatcttaatttttcaaaaagatcttatttttaatttagttcaatGTATGTCCTTTCtagtcatatttaagaaatcctTCCTTATCCCAAGGATTATGCTATTTTCTAATATACATGTTAACTCTTTGGTTTGGacttgtaagttttttttttttttttttacttgttcaaTAAGTTTATTACTGTCTTTATCTGAAAAATCTTCATATAAATTGTGGTTTGGTTTATTAACTCTCAGCAGCCCGTTCCTGAGCTCTAAGGAAGCTTGCCTTCTTCTGAGCTACCCAATCTTTCTTCTGGGCAAGTGATATTTTGGGACGGTTCCACCTCTTCTTTTTAACTTCTCTCTTAGGCTTCTTCTCATACACTGGATTCTCTCGTATTGCAGCATGAGCTTTCTTATACATCTCCTCCATCATGTCTGGAGTTACGTTGTTCTTTATGTATTGAGAGAATTGTTTTTTGTAAGCATCTTCATCTTCTTCAATCAGGTAACGCATATAATCTGCAACGTTCTGCCCCATGATGTGCTTTCGGTGTACCTCAGCATTAAATTCTTTGCTTTCTGAATCATAACCAGGGAACCGTTTGGTACTGTGAGGGATAGACAAGCCTCCATCGACAGCTCCCTTCAGGGCCCCAAAAACTTTATTCCCAGTAGTAGTCCTGGCAAGCCCTGCATCCAAGTAACAGGTGAAGGCACCAGGTTGACCATCAATGCTTTCCACATTGTATTCATCTCCAGTCACCTCGATTTGGCCTTCATAAATTTTGTCCATACCAAACCTAttaagaagcctgcgtgccagcAGCAGGCCAGTACAATATGCTGCAGCATAATTTGTCAGGCCAACCTTCACACCATACTTCGGGAGTTCGTGAGCATAAGCTGCACAAACTATCATATCTCCTTCTATACGGGCATAAGCAATCTGACAAATGATATCTCTGTTAGTTACACGAACTATCATTCTGTATTTGGGTGTGCTGTACTTATTTTTATCTTGAATTACCAATCGTTTCCGAGCATAGTAGTCAGTTTTGCCCTCTCGCCGTCTTCTAAATTTCACTTGGTATCTCTTGAAGTAGGCCTTATTCTTGACAACTTTAACAAACCCCATCCTGTAGAACAGAAGCTGTAGCCGCCACTGAGCTGCAGAACTAGCACGGCTCCGGGGGGGGGAAAAGCGTAAGTTTTTAATCTACCcaaagttgactttttaaaaatggcttgAAGTATAGAtccattttaatctttttccaAATGGATTTCCCCAGCTCCCTTAACTGTACAGTGGGGTCTGTCTTTACCCAACTGATGAGGCAAGTAACCTCTGTCTTATACCAAAGCTCTGCGTGGGTCTGCTTCCAAGCTTGCTCTTCTGTGTTGGTCAATTTATCCATCCCTACACCAAACGCTACAGTTTTAACTACAACAGCCTCAAAAGTTTGGATCATTAGAAGTCTTCCTACTCTACTATTTTTCAGAAGTGTCCTAGCTATCTTTGGTTCTTCTTTACTTTCATATAAATTCAAAGACCATTTTATTGAGTTTCATGAAAAATTCTCTTCTTATCTATAGGTTAATTTAGGAGGAACTGCCACCTTTCTGATTTTAACTCTTCCTATTCTTGGACctagtgtatctttccatttatttaggtcttctttaatatataataaatttttacCTGCAAATcttgaacattttttattatttctaagtaCTTGATATTTTTTGATACTATATAAACGATACCTTCTCATTGTTTTCCCACAGTTGCATTTCTGCATACTAGCAGCAAACTTTTGTATGttaaactacatttaaaaaaaactacattcACTTTTGCTAAACTTTCCtatctttttcaaataatttacctGTAAATTACTTTagcttttttaatataaataatcacATCATCTGACAACAACTCgattattattcccaatttacaggtgagaaaactggacaCAGAAATGTTACATACTGAAATCGGGATCTAGAAAAGATAATTGTactcctatgttcactgcagtgttaCTCACAGCACCCAAGagttggaaacaatctaaatgtctatcgatagataaagaaaatgtgatgtatacacacaatggaatatttactcagccataaaaaagaaggaaatcctgtcgcatactacaacatggatgaaccttgaggacattatgctaaatgaaataaggcagtcacagaaggaaaaatactgcatcattccacttatatgaggtatttacATAGTCAAgctcacagagacaggaagtagaacggtggctgccaggagctgaggggagagggaaatTGAAAGTTGCTGATCCGTGGGTATagtttcagtcatgcaagatgaaaaagttctaaagatctgctgtacaacattgtccTTATAGTTAATAACTGTActacacacttaaaaatttgttaagagggtagatctcattaTGTGCttttctgcaattaaaaaaagttaaataaattgcccATAGAAACACTGGAAACAGTAGAGCTGAGATCCAAATCTAGGTAGTCtgaactcaatactctgtgacACTGCTTGCTATCATGTACATAGAAAACagtatgcaaataaataaaattttacatatttccTATTCACATATTAAATAGTTCTGATTTTTTATACTTACACTGCAAAAATACTGTTTACTAAGGCTACATAtgtaataatttatttgaaattaagagttgattatatttttaaattctttatatgtaccacatgtaaaaagtttctcatttttatatctttacagTTAAAACTTTTTCTAATTCctattattttcataaatagataaaataatttttaaaatcctactGTCGGAAAATGTCACTTGTCTTTCAATCATAGTCaggattttataaatttttttaattaaatgtttggCATTATAACAGGCATTACAAGTAGCACAAAATTCCccaagataaaaagacaagctCCATAAGTCATATATTCAGTTGTGAAATGATAATTCAGAATTTGAAGTATACTGGTAAACTGTTTAAGTGACATACAGTTTGACTTTAATTAGCTAAAGAAAAAGGCTTTAAAGAAACAATTTTCCTTTTATAGTTAATGAAACATGAAATTTCtaatagcaattttttttttcatttcagttttttactTTGACTTACTGCTTGGCAGACGCTGGCATTTCTAGTTTGAGTTACTCCTCCCACAAAGATCACACATGTCAGAAAAATATGAAAGCATAAGTTCACAAGCATGTGCCAGCCTTTGAGACTGATTCTAATCAAACTgttaaaagaaaagggaaaaaataagaccCAGGTTAGTATACTTGAAGCTGGACATCTTCAAGTTAACATTTCCAACTCATAAAAGGCCAAATgtaaatgtttaaacattttattaaaacatactatcagacaaacacacacacacacacacacacacacacacacacagggtttGAGAAATCACTCAATACAGTTTCTTAACATTTAACTTTGCAGTACAGTAAAAAAGACAAGTCAAATGGAACTACTACATCCACTAAAGGCTAAACAAAATCtccataataagaaatatgtggGCTTTTGTTAGTTACAATGTCTTATGACAGATGGATTACTTGTTTGCTTCCCAGAGATTTCTGCAAGGTGCCAATCTCTATTTTTCCTGACTTACTAGGATAACATGGTCTAAATGCCCAGTGCATTTCTTCCTGGCCTTTCATAATGAAATGCtgaagtctttcttttttatataaaaaccTCC encodes the following:
- the LOC133092051 gene encoding large ribosomal subunit protein uL18-like — encoded protein: MGFVKVVKNKAYFKRYQVKFRRRREGKTDYYARKRLVIQDKNKYSTPKYRMIVRVTNRDIICQIAYARIEGDMIVCAAYAHELPKYGVKVGLTNYAAAYCTGLLLARRLLNRFGMDKIYEGQIEVTGDEYNVESIDGQPGAFTCYLDAGLARTTTGNKVFGALKGAVDGGLSIPHSTKRFPGYDSESKEFNAEVHRKHIMGQNVADYMRYLIEEDEDAYKKQFSQYIKNNVTPDMMEEMYKKAHAAIRENPVYEKKPKREVKKKRWNRPKISLAQKKDWVAQKKASFLRAQERAAES